AATATAATCTCTTTTGTTAACTAGAACAGTTCCTGCTCCCTCACCAGATTCCACGGTAGTCGCATTTTCGCCATCAATAAGTTCACCGGTGTTTTGATTAAGATGCTTCTTTAGTTATATCTACTGTTTTTAAACTGATGGCAGCAATCTACTGGATTTGATTTGAAAAGTTCAAGTTGTTGATCGAACGTCGGAAATATTGCAATACCTGACAACATTTAGAGAAGTTTATCCAAAACGCACCCCAATTATTAATTTCTACCTAATGAATCTCGTTATACATATTACGTGATTTCCTGTTTGCAATAACATTATGATCTCTCCCACCCCATGTTAACCATATTTATCCTTATAATTTGTCTCAAAACTTCACTTGACGTTGAAATTTATTCAAGTCAACACTTCATATCAGTCACCCAAACAATGACgatcttgttttgttttatattaaaaacAATCCTAGGTTCACATCCTGTGGTTCTAATTGACGTAATTTGCCTTAAACCTGGTCATTCTTTGAATTACTAATTTGGATACATAATTGTAGATCGTGAAGAGAACTAGCTGAAAAAAGCAAAACCTCCAAAGGGCTTGCACATATAGACCGTGATCTACATTGTTGCCGTTTTTAACTTTATCAGACCTCAGTATTAGTTCATTACAGAACTGACAACTCAATATACCAACCGGGAATGTAGAACTTTCATCTTCATCATTTCAAAAACTTAATTACCCTTAGACCATATTTAGTTATGACAGTCTGGTACTGTATCAGAAGAGGATATACTGCGGACAAGCTTATGTATTTCAACAAAAATTACAGTTATTTGGTAAAAAGTATAAACCATACATTCAAtccttcatttgcaaaatatccaccAATAGTCTCAGACTTTAGTGTTCCTTTAATTCCACATCCATTACTGTCCATTCCCATTCTCTTCTGTTTGATATtcccaaccttctgctgccaggcttTTACTTTCGGTTggcgttacatactacttatatctgtcgatataagCAGCATACACTACAGTACTAATAAATAGGGCATTTTTTCAACTCACTTACCAGGATCAGATATTTGCTCGAAACTTATTAGAATTCGTCCAAAAAATCTTCCATTTGCATCCCACAACGTCAGTATGGAAAACCAAGATCATAAATATAGGTAGCAAATGGCAAGATACCGACTCTCATAGTTACAAAGATTATCCCATCCCGTGTACTGAAACGGTTTAGGAGAAAGATATATTGCAGCATACACGTGAAGTCGGTAATTTAATAACAGGTGAAAAATGAAGTTTCAGGTTTCTTGAGTTATTGAGAGCAGATACCACTAATTTTGAACGAGATCTCTTCGGTTACTAAACTGTCTTTTGAATACAGTCAATAGCAGAGTTGAGAATCCAGTTCTGGAGTCGATCAGTTTCTGATTTCTTTGTATACTGAATTTTGAAGTcgtgttttgaaatgaaaagaaagaaagTAAGTAAGCCATAAATCTccgaataatttaaaaattatcatTGCCTTATGCGACTAGGGAAACAAAATTAGCTCAACTGCTTTTGCATCATTTGAAAGTTTAGTGACTCCTGAGATGTAAATCAAAACTTTATGTCAAACCCCAGTGGTTAGAAATCACTAATACATCTTGCGAATTGCCTTGTAATCACCATTGAGTAAATTCAATCTCTTACATTAAAGACCTTGATGACCGTTGTATTCAGGTTTGTGATCTATATCAGTACATTAATTCATTCTAACAGTTTAATAGAACTATCCTGATGCTACGAAGTAACCATGAGAAAACCGAATCTATATGACACTAGCTTTGAGTCACATCACTGTATATCCTGAAACTTTTCTTCCATGGAAGCCTGTAATGAACACCTGCAGAAACCATTTAAGGATGACTAGTACCGTGCCAACATGAGAACATGTGTAATACGAACACAAAGGAAAAATATTTCAGATGAATAAGCCTGAACAACCAAGCCATATTACCTCTATAACTTTCCCGTCTTGGCCCATTGAAGTTCACTAGCTTTCACCATCATTTTTACAACCTATGTTCCACTGAAGACGTAGAAATAGGTCTGCCTGAGAAATGACTTATGGTAAGCATTCAGCTTATTTCAAAAGTCACCACAGCACTCTCTCACTACAATCCACCCAGGAAGACAATCTAAATGATGTGTGACTAGTAAATCTATGTGCTTTCAACAGCACGGTTATATGTGACAACATTCTCCCCCACTTATACATCCAAGAAGTTTCTTCGGTTTCACTAGGCCACACTACGGAACACCAAACCCACCACATATGgatgaataaaatattcagaAGTTTCATGAAAGACGTAAGATAAAGAGAAGTGACTTCGAAGAACAACCTCTCGGAGAGGTTAGTCAAGAACAAGATGGAAAAAACGATCGCTGAGATGCAAGGAAAATGGAACAAGCGGGTGAAATGCCTCGAAGAGttcttgaatagaccagtccTACTGAATGTACTTGGTTTCGAAGTGGCATACACAGACCTCCCTATAGATGTTACTTCACCGAATTAGCAGAACCAACATACAAACCAGGAATGTCAAAACTACACCATCCGACAAAATTTCAGTTGAAGCTATAAAGTCAGATATACGAGTAGTTGCAATGATTCTCCACGTTTACTTCACAAAAACGTGATGGGTAGAATGGTGTTGACAAACTGATAACAATGATACTTCATCAAGATTCTGAAGAAGCGAGGTTTTGGTAGGTTTGAGAGCTACAAAGGCATTATACTACCGTCAGTGCCACATTGAGCTTCCAATGTTGTCAACAAACCGAATGAAAGATTCACTACACGTCCAACCTTGGCATCACTAGACCAGCCTTCGTAAAAACGGATCAATTACTTACCAAAAAACAACAAATTTGGTCATTGGGGAACAATCATCTGATTGGAGTTCATCATCATACAACAAAGTCTTTGATTACAATAGGGCATTCGACAGCGTGCACTTCGATACTATGCAGCACTCGACAAGACCGCaacaatcgaatggaactccTACTGCCAGCTGCTGTGCAAATTCGTGTATGGATGGTAGCGCACAGATTCTTTTCGAGTAAATACTGGTCTCTCCTCGCTAGTTACAAAACGGATTATGAAGACCCCCACATCTCAAGACAAGCATGAAATATGGTGGACAACTTCAACACATCTGAATAGTTTTTCACCACAGGTGACCTTAACCTACTATCTCACACGGCAACAAATGCAAACGAGCGCAGCTTGTGAATTAACGGCTTCTGCCTCAATGAACCTCAACGTTCACAAGAGGAAGTTGGGGTCCTGAAATACAACCCAGTAATCACCGACCACATCATACATGTTGGGGAAGTTTCGGGAGCCATGGAAGCCTTTACACACCCGTTTGGCATCACCGATAAACAAGAAGGACCTGATGAAGATTCGAAAGCACAAATTGGAAAAGTAAACATGAAGAATGTCGGGGACTCGAAGGAAGAAACACTCGAGATCAGAGTCGCAGTCGTCAATACAAACGTTGAAACTGTTCGATTGTATGGAGCAGAAACTTCTGTGTCTATCACAGTTATCATCAAAATATCCAGGTATTTATGAACGACTATCTACTCAAGTTACTCCAAATCTATTCAGCAGAGAAGATCCAAATCAACTAGTGTAAAAGAACAGTTCATCTACCAATGGACGAGGTCAGGAAGAGACATTGTATGTGGATAGGTCACACTTTGCCCAGATCATTAACATATCACAAGGCGAGATATTACTCAGTTCTCACAGCACTAATAACAGTGGCAGATCAAAAAGTACATGACACCGAAAACCAGAGACAAAGATCGATGCCATAAATACCACTTGTAAACAAGTGGAAAGGAGAGCATAGCACAGAGTTGGTGTTAGAACTCTGTTCGGTGGCCTATGCACTAATAGAGGTAACAGTTTTAAGCAAACGAGGGACACTAAATGGACAGTTGAGTGGCGAATTCTGTCAACTGTTTACCAGCATTTCGGTTCGGCCCGTCTAGAATATGGAGGCGCAACGACTTTTCCTCAAATATAAAATTGAGGAATACTATAGAATGCATTTCAGGTCGGTCAACGATATCAGTTAAGAGACTCAAGTTCAACCCTCACAAAGAACGCCCTGAATCACTGGATCGTTACTCACAGGGTTACAGATGACTAAAAGACGACCTTAAAATGACATACGACATCCCAAGCACTCCTCGATATCCACTAAAATACCTATTTACTTTCGATTCCAACCCACATTCACGAAGAATATCCAGAATTTAGAAACAGAACATAACAGAATGAACTGTAGGCACACATTCTGCTCTTTACGAgtagtcaaatgctggaattcaaTGATGGTTGACGTGGTCCAAGAAGTTTCCTATAAGCTCTTTTAAAAGAAACTTGATCAGTACTTAATGAtccagtttcagtttcagtttggaaaggacaggaggcttgatggcatatgttagtcctggcaatgatggtctctcagctgatccaactttcttttgaaatagtcgacggatggagcctcaactaAGTCCTGAGGTAATGagttccactcgttgattattcgatgggaaagtcggtagtcagctgacaagtaattcgttctgggcttgtgaacttttttggagtgtcgtcgtagattttctgttttggaagacaagaaaaatgaggacatatcgaaaactgtaatcaagtcgcctcagattcttctatatgacagcgggaataggtttagcttggtcagtctagtaccataagggagcttcgctattccgggaatcagcctagttgctgttctctggaCCCTTTTCAAGagctcactgtctttttttaggcagggtttagatgcttgtatgcagtactaaagtttaggacgcacgaacactgtatacaaagtcagaaacgttttagcgtcgagatgcctaaaagccctgcgtatgaaccataaagttctaaaacctttggcggctattaataataataatatatttctgcaagggcaggtacacgccatttttacaggcatgatctacaagttacaacatatactggttcacagtatgcatcccaagcatgGTTGTTTAGTTAACATAATCtctaaaagttgatagcagttcgtTCGTTCAGATACAATGtgttttcatcaaaatattttccaaaggggcatcgcgtccacgttacacaccagatcaaATCTCGGCAAAATTGTGTTAGGATATTGGTAGTGTTGTAGAGAGCCTGGTGATAATTATGACCATGGggaagcgcgttcgtcgagcttgttccagatgtcagaatgtacatagcttcaccctcagagtaAGATTCCGTGCACACTGCACGGCAGTGTgaagtagtctttaagtcttgactaacgatgacgcctaagtcattgtgtgtctggacaataggtagctcagtcttattcatcgtgtatgtatctgtaccctggtggccaatatgcatcacaatacacctGGAAGTATTTaacggcaattgccaggtttgggaccattcagataatctctccaggtcattttggagttctaagctatcgcccttgctttgcaTCGCTCttcatatcttgacatcgtcagcatagagtaggACCGATGACTACAGCAGACGAGgaaggtcatttacgtacaggaggaataacactggccccaaaactgtaccctgggggactccactaagcacagtttcccagccagacaacttggagttcacccatactctttgttgacgcccaactagaaagtcttttatccacatcaataggtTGCCTTCagtcccgacattccttagcttatatagcagtcggttgtgcggaactttgtcgaaagctttgctgaaatcgatataggctacgtctataggtaacttttggtccttaagagcgcaccagctttcacgagcgactaataagttagtgagacaagagtaacctgttctaaaaccatgctgcttttccgaaaggatccggttttcatcgagatacttaaacagctccttccgaataatcttttctaagattttgaCAACCACACTAGATAGGCTAATGGGTCAGTAATTGTCAGGCTTATGTTTAGTACCTGTTTTTAAGACAGgacgttcttccagtcttttggtggacgaccctgggttacggatagattaaaacatatacttaaagggttcgcaacaaagttagctaattcctttagtaacctaggatgcagtccatcgggtccagtggatttacctatatCAAGCTtaattagcagaccaaagacatcgagttctttaatggtcacgctatCCATtgtttgtgtggggggattttcatagactggtgagaagggtgtttctatggtataCATtttgctaaagtatttagagaatacttgagctttgccaaagtcgtcctccactagtgatgaggcagtactgtctcctcatagtgaaggaacatttcttcttctttttgtccttcggtttatatacgaatacaagcgtttagggcattctatggattccttaacgattttctcttcgtacagctttctggacttacggagggtcgaggcacaggtatttcgagccttttgatactgagattttgcctcatcagtccccagtaacctaaatctatcccacattttccttcttttacggagaaggatgtgAACCTctctactgaaccacggtggggagtttctcggcccgttaggtgtagtccaagggatgtagGGGGCGGTAACTTTAAAGTATAAAtgccggaatacgtcccaagccgtttcgattgatgactctgggtctattgtcCAATTTTCTGGTGAttctgatttcatgatgtctggtatgtttgctttccggacgttaggtctggattgagctgaggcgtgctcgtgatcgacagttatatggaagtcaaagcttaaaactgcatgatcacttttaccgacgggtggcatgtaatccaggtttgcaacgtcatcctcataataagtcaatataagatctagtaaggatgatgcagagcccgggtcgtacctagttgcctccttcacgtgttgcactagggcacatgtgattaccgcatcaactagttcctgttcgaaggaattttctGACGATCtagtccgcagatttccccagtccaccatgggtgcattaaagtcccctaggattagacatcgatcacttcgtgacaaagtgttgagactgcttagtaggacctcgtttacctcacagcttggactgcgatagatcaaactaagaaGTAACTCTTGTCCCTTGCATTttaggcggcagctaactaattcatacgtcccactctcatgggatacactgtagataatggtgaatggaatagcattcctaatgaatagagctactccccctcctttacgcgtttgtattctatcggcccttactaatgtaaaaccctcgaaatcaagttccctactatctatagacggcgtcagccatgtttctgtgactgcgattatgtctggcctagctgagtcaatctgtacacctagttccgatagcttattgagtaagctccgggcattggtataacagatccgaagaaTATTTAAGTGGCCACGTGTTTCACCCAGaatggcttcggcatcatcccctgtcgaagcctcacaacccgaaaatttacaattttcaggtctttttcgccagcgtcgaatctgagctgtagttctttttcggcttcccgtctttttacacggtccgccagcggtaagtccttacggagaaaaactcctgaaccctttagtTTGTTTCCATTTTGTAAGATTATGTCGCGTTCttttggggatttgaaaacgactttgagaAGTCTAGGCTGATTAGGCTTAAGATGCGCCaggtttcctagtctatacacctttagcaaggtgactccggaaaTGTTTtagggcataacttggttgagtagttgttttatcaacacaatgtcgtgctcaaaacgagcttttgGTTCCGAGctttcactctccttgactctatggaaaatggctgatctgtcgctgtgatcggACTTCGGCTTTTCGACCTTTTTGGTGGGGGTAGGATTTCCTTTAACGTCATTTTgtcgtttttttcttacgacctGTACTCAATCGTCGACGTTGTTTGGagtagtaaccacagtcgcgtcaggagTACTATGAGATTCCGGAGGGTTgaggacgacttgggaggttGGGCCGTCTTTCTCACTGGAAACTGACTAagccttgcggtttcggcttccggaagttcccttctgggtatCATTTTAGATACGGGAGACAGTAGGGACCTTTTttcgcgagtttctggttgggACAGACCTCTTTGGTGGCTGTCCTTCCTCCTTCGGACGATGTGAGTCAGCATTTTTAAGACTCACTTGTGTCTGTCTTAcatcaatctgcgtgtcgacagatcgaGTTCTGACCGACgtgtcccgaccgcgcttgccgggACACTTCTTCGCAGCATTGATCATTGAGATGGTCTCGGTCAACAGGCTATTTGCGTCCAGACatcactgttgacatagccatatgcAGCCATGCCTACTAAACCGTTTGAAAGCCGCAAGCGTTAGATTCATGCAAACTTCGtagtaccaacctttgcactcatcgcactgcatgacGCTGTCAACAGGATATCAACATCCTGGGCGccggcaaatgcttttgttgcaccttccagtcattttaggatgagaaagtgagttttgactaaaagtagaaaaaaaactgtaaatagttagaaccaaagtactaacagatacaatagaaaaacaaggtactctggagtaccgacgataaaactatttaggataccaaaaatgatactctagtcgaaagaaattcaatcaaaatatagacagtagtcttgatacgttaataacgatcaaaacaatagaatctactcaacgaggaaaaattaccactgtcctttttaaatagcgcgcgttGTGCGAGAATGCATTTTGTACTAATTTACATAGACCTCTCTGATAAGTTTTTCACACATTCAGATACTTACCTGTGGACATACGTGATCCAATGCTGCAGATTAAGGAGACTCTTTGATCAAATTCTGCTTCAATTCTGTTCCCAACCATTTGAAACACTTGTACACCAGCCTAGAGGTGTTTTGCCGCTCCTTATTCAAATCTCTCGAAACATTGTTCACGATTAGATGTAACGCGATGGTACGTTGTGGTCCCTCTAATTTCTTCCTTAAGTCTTCATCTCACAAGTCTTGGAATTCAATATATGAATTCACTGTTAAGGATATCAATGGTGTGGATGTCTCCTTAGAGAAATACCGGTATGTTCGATATTACTCTCctatatagaataataattatttgttgtttagtggTCACGTTTGTCTAATTGTTAATGTCGCTTGCAAGTGAGGCGCAACGGACAAGAACTATCGCCAACTCCAGGAGATGCACACTCGACTGGTTGGCAAAGGCCTCCGTATATTAGCATTCCCCTGCAATCAATTCGGTGGACAGGTGTGTATCACTTAAACCAATATTATTTGCAGGAACCCTGGGCAGAAGCGGAGATTAAGAAGTTCGTGACTGAGAAGTACGGCGTCCAATTCGATATGTTTTCGAAGATAAAAGTCAATGGGTCTGACGCTGATGATCTTTATAAATTCCTCAAAAGTAGACAACATGGTACCTTAACAAAGtaattgttttttctttgttacTGTCGTAGTAATATTAAGTGGAACTTCTCAAAATTTCTTGTAGATCGTCAAGGACAACCGGTTAAAAGATATTCTCCTACAACTGCCCCATATGTGAGTTGttgaattttcaatattttgattttattatcAGTTCCGACTGTCTAAATAGATAGAAGTAACTTAAGGATAAATTAGCAAACTCAGCAATCTATCCTATACACTTCGATTTTTCCTGAATTATTGAGATATTTTGTCGTGCCACGTCACGTAGCTTATAGTCTCTGTGGTTTTGAAGTTGTTATTAAGAAAGTTTACTCATTTAAACATTTAGTCGGTTAGTGACTTCGCTGAACAGTGGTTGTTTAGGTGATTTGATCAATGCGTTTCCAAACTAGTCGTACCTCAAAAGTGGTTATACTCCGAAAAAACTATCTGGACTCAACATATCACCT
This genomic window from Schistosoma mansoni, WGS project CABG00000000 data, supercontig 0013, strain Puerto Rico, whole genome shotgun sequence contains:
- a CDS encoding glutathione peroxidase, putative, with amino-acid sequence MVRCGPSNFFLKSSSHKSWNSIYEFTVKDINGVDVSLEKYRGATDKNYRQLQEMHTRLVGKGLRILAFPCNEPWAEAEIKKFVTEKYGVQFDMFSKIKVNGSDADDLYKFLKSRQHGTLTNNIKWNFSKFLVDRQGQPVKRYSPTTAPYVSC